A single genomic interval of Spinacia oleracea cultivar Varoflay chromosome 6, BTI_SOV_V1, whole genome shotgun sequence harbors:
- the LOC110787699 gene encoding uncharacterized protein, with product MRKIWHQRDILLQAGGGSQFVVAGKFRIHKAYKYLHHSGVQVPWKRLVCNSRASPKSTFVMWLAIQNRLATKDRLIKWNILVVSTCGLCNQQDEDISHLFFSYKYSTEVWEMVLQNLGVQRSVLQWQEEVSWAVKKSRSSRKSDVSCAMAFIESVYGIRLQRNSQIFSSKVESPLVVANRILFCVACRQ from the coding sequence ATGAGAAAGATTTGGCATCAAAGAGACATTCTATTGCAGGCAGGGGGTGGAAGTCAGTTTGTAGTGGCAGGAAAGTTCAGAATCCATAAAGCTTACAAATATCTGCATCACAGTGGTGTACAGGTGCCATGGAAGAGATTAGTTTGTAATAGTAGGGCTAGCCCTAAGAGTACTTTTGTTATGTGGTTAGCTATCCAGAATAGACTTGCTACCAAAGATAGACTCATCAAGTGGAATATTCTTGTTGTGAGTACTTGTGGCCTGTGTAACCAGCAAGATGAGGATATTTCTCATCTATTTTTCTCCTACAAGTACTCTACTGAAGTGTGGGAGATGGTGTTGCAAAACCTGGGGGTTCAGAGGAGTGTATTACAGTGGCAAGAGGAGGTTAGTTGGGCAGTAAAGAAGAGTAGGAGCTCAAGGAAATCTGATGTCAGTTGTGCAATGGCATTCATTGAGAGTGTTTATGGGATACGGCTGcaaagaaattctcaaatttTCTCTAGCAAAGTAGAGTCTCCTCTGGTTGTTGCTAACAGAATCCTCTTCTGTGTAGCTTGTAGACAGTAG